In a genomic window of Pseudorasbora parva isolate DD20220531a chromosome 24, ASM2467924v1, whole genome shotgun sequence:
- the vps41 gene encoding vacuolar protein sorting-associated protein 41 homolog — protein MAEVKEEGRKQSEESTDESEEEDTEEEPKLKYERLTNGVTEILQKDAASCMTVHDKFLALGTHFGKVYLLDIQGNVTQKFEISPVKINQISLDDSGDHVGICSEDGKVQVVGLYTREGFHENFDCPIKVMALHPQFIKSNNKQFVTGGNKLLLYERNWLNRWKTSVLHEGEGNITNVKWRANLIAWANNVGVKIYDISSKQRITNVVRDNTSLRPDMYPCSLCWKDNNTLIIGWGSSVKICVVKERDPTEMRDLPSRYVEIVSAFETEFFISGLAPLADQLVTLYYVKENTDHMEEEFRTRPRLDIIQPLPEGCEEISSDALTVRNFQENQCRDYRLEHSEGESLFYIISPKDIVVAKERDQDDHIDWLLEKKKYEEALMAAEISFKNIKRHDVQKIGMAYINHLVERGDYDTAARKCQKVLGKNMDLWENEVYRFKTIGQLKAISQYLPRGDLRLRPAIYEMILHEFLKTDYEGFATLIREWPGELYNNMAIVQAVNEHLKKDQTNSILLTTLAELYTYDQRYDRALEIYLKLRHKDVYQLIHKHNLFSSIKDKIVLLMDFDKEKAVDMLLDNEDKISMDKVVEELKDRPELLHVYLHKLFKRDHHKGQKYHERQISLYAEYDRPNLLPFLRESMHCPLEKALEICQQRHFVEETVFLLSRMGNCRRALQMIMEELADVDKAIEFAKEQDDRELWEDLISYSIDKPPFITGLLNNIGTHVDPILLIHRIKEGMEIPNLRDSLVKILQDYNLQILLREGCKKILVADSLSLLQRMHRTQKKGVRVDEENICESCHTPILPPDTAQAFGMVMFHCRHMFHKECLPSPATVLGIQYCNICSAKRRGPGSGILEMKK, from the exons TTCCTGGCTCTTGGGACACACTTTGGGAAGGTTTACCTTCTGGATATCCAAGGAAACGTTACACAGAAGTTTGAAATT AGTCCAGTGAAAATAAACCAGATTAGTTTGGATGACAGCGGTGATCATGTTGGCATCTGCTCCGAGGATGGAAAG GTGCAAGTGGTCGGCCTGTACACCAGGGAGGGCTTCCACGAAAACTTTGACTGTCCCATCAAG GTTATGGCGCTTCACCCTCAGTTCATCAAATCCAACAATAAACAGTTTGTGACCGGAGGAAATAAG CTTTTGCTTTATGAGAGGAACTGGCTGAACCGTTGGAAGACCTCTGTTCTGCATGAAGGAGAGGGAAACATCACCAATGTGAAATGGAGAGCCAACCTTATTGCCTGGGCAAACAATGTG GGTGTGAAAATCTATGACATCAGCAGTAAACAGCGCATCACTAATGTAGTGCGGGACAACACCAGTCTTAGGCCGGATATGTATCCCTGCAGTCTTTGCTGGAAAGACAACAACACACTGATCATCGGCTGGGGCTCTTCTGTTAAG ATATGTGTTGTTAAAGAGCGTGACCCAACAGAGATGAGAGATCTACCCAGTCGCTACGTTGAGATTG TGTCAGCTTTTGAGACTGAGTTCTTCATTAGTGGACTGGCGCCTTTAGCAGATCAACTGGTCACTCTCTACTATGTCAAAGAAAACACTGATCACATG GAGGAAGAGTTCAGAACACGGCCTCGTTTAGACATCATCCAGCCGTTACCCGAAGGCTGTGAGGAGATCTCATCTGATGCTCTCACTGTTCGCAACTTCCAGGAGAACCAGTGCAGGGACTACAGGCTCG AACACTCAGAGGGAGAGTCTCTATTCTATATCATCAGTCCTAAAGACATTGTAGTCGCTAAAGAAAGAGACCAGGATGACCACATCGACTGGCTTCTGGAGAAGAAGAAATATGAG GAAGCACTGATGGCTGCAGAGATCagcttcaaaaacattaaacggCATGACGTACAG AAAATTGGAATGGCATACATAAATCATTTGGTGGAGAGAGGAGATTATGACACAGCTGCCAG GAAGTGTCAAAAAGTGCTAGGAAAGAACATGGATCTCTGGGAGAATGAAGTGTACAGGTTCAAAACCATTGGACAGTTGAAA GCCATCAGTCAGTACTTACCTAGAGGAGACCTGCGTCTTCGGCCAGCGATTTATGAGATGATCCTTCATGAGTTCCTCAAGACTGATTATGAG GGTTTTGCCACACTGATTCGTGAGTGGCCAGGAGAGCTGTATAACAACATGGCTATAGTTCAGGCAGTGAATGAACACCTGAAGAAGGACCAAACCAACAGCATTCTCCTCACCACACTGGCTGAGCT gtacACGTATGATCAGCGTTATGATCGGGCTCTGGAAATCTACCTGAAACTGAGACATAAAGATGTTTACCAGCTCATTCACAAACACAACCTCTTCTCCTCCATCAAGGACAAGATCGTCCTGCTCATGGATTTTGACAAAGAG aaagctgTTGACATGCTGCTGGATAATGAAGATAAAATATCG ATGGACAAAGTGGTGGAGGAATTAAAAGACAGACCTGAGCTGTTACATGTG TATTTGCACAAGCTGTTTAAGCGAGACCATCATAAGGGGCAGAAGTACCATGAGAGGCAGATTAGTTTGTATGCTGAGTATGATCGACCCAACCTTCTGCCCTTCCTCAGAGAGAGCATGCACTGCCCGCTAGAGAAG GCTCTAGAAATCTGTCAGCAGAGGCACTTTGTAGAAGAGACGGTCTTCCTGCTCA GTCGTATGGGAAACTGCAGACGTGCCCTGCAGATGATCATGGAGGAGCTGGCGGATGTGGACAAGGCCATCGAGTTTGCCAAAGAGCAGGATGACAGAGAACTCTGGGAGGATCTCATCTCTTACTCTATAGACAAACCAC CGTTTATCACAGGCCTCTTGAATAACATTGGAACCCATGTGGACCCCATCCTGCTCATTCACCGTATTAAAGAAGGGATGGAGATTCCTAACCTCAGAGACTCACTGGTCAAAATCCTACAGGATTACAATCTACAG ATCTTACTGAGAGAGGGCTGTAAGAAGATCCTGGTGGCCGATTCGCTGTCTCTTCTACAGAGGATGCACAGGACACAGAAGAAAGGAGTGCGGGTGGACG AGGAGAATATCTGTGAATCCTGCCACACTCCTATTCTACCACCAG ACACGGCTCAAGCGTTTGGTATGGTGATGTTTCACTGCAGACACATGTTCCACAAGGAGTGTCTGCCGTCCCCAGCAACC GTTCTAGGAATACAGTATTGTAACATCTGCAGTGCAAAGCGGAGAGGCCCGGGCAGTGGCATTCTGGAGATGAAGAAATAA